One stretch of Pontiella desulfatans DNA includes these proteins:
- a CDS encoding M50 family metallopeptidase, giving the protein MKMVNNALSVGSVLGIPIRLHISLLIAVGVISFMALAAGINPLVVPILAIGLFGSVALHELGHSVVARAKGSYIQEIVLYPFGGAAKISNLSRNPVDEILVAAAGPAVSLVLALLLLPYGLTYDLGRLNMALFFFNILPVFPMDGGRVLRAALTIKHGRLNATRTAAQVAKYFCGLFVIIGLFGLPVQLFGFIGPFRPSLMLAFIGGYIYMAGQQELRMVLLENQANRFSGFSDGQIEVEVSPPPYANRGNSGFESLRSRWKNLFRG; this is encoded by the coding sequence ATGAAAATGGTTAACAACGCGCTATCGGTCGGCTCCGTGCTGGGCATTCCGATCCGGCTACACATCTCTCTTCTCATCGCCGTCGGTGTTATTTCCTTCATGGCGCTGGCAGCAGGAATCAATCCGTTGGTTGTTCCAATTCTGGCCATCGGGCTGTTCGGAAGCGTGGCATTGCATGAGCTGGGGCATTCGGTCGTGGCTCGGGCGAAGGGCAGCTATATCCAGGAAATCGTGCTCTATCCGTTCGGTGGTGCGGCGAAGATTTCGAACCTCTCGCGGAACCCGGTCGACGAAATCCTGGTTGCGGCCGCCGGCCCCGCCGTCAGCCTAGTGCTGGCCCTGCTGCTGCTCCCCTACGGACTGACCTACGACCTTGGCCGACTGAACATGGCGCTTTTTTTCTTCAACATCCTGCCGGTGTTCCCGATGGATGGCGGCCGGGTGCTGAGGGCGGCATTAACGATCAAGCACGGTCGGCTGAACGCCACCCGGACGGCGGCCCAGGTGGCGAAATATTTCTGTGGCCTGTTTGTGATCATCGGCCTGTTCGGCTTGCCGGTGCAGCTTTTCGGCTTCATTGGCCCGTTCCGGCCGAGCCTGATGCTGGCCTTCATCGGAGGCTATATCTACATGGCCGGCCAGCAGGAGCTGCGGATGGTCCTGCTGGAAAACCAGGCCAACCGGTTCAGTGGCTTCAGCGATGGGCAGATTGAGGTCGAAGTCAGCCCGCCGCCCTACGCGAATCGCGGAAACAGCGGCTTTGAATCGTTGCGTTCCAGATGGAAAAACCTATTCCGAGGCTGA
- a CDS encoding PHP domain-containing protein, with product MHYRSDFHIHSCLSPCASLEMSPVSIVQKAKNAGLNAIALSDHNCAFNLPGFAEICERHGMACLYGLEVTTVEEAHVLCLFDQLDSAMQLGALVYDSLPDVMNQPERFGDQPIIDENEEILGFAEKFLISASGYDVSALLKQVHALGGLFIPAHIDRQVYGIISQLGFLPDEPFDAVELTAYGDPALALDYPIVRNSDSHELGTIGKAFTEFEIDALTVENIRTFLARG from the coding sequence ATGCATTATCGGTCGGATTTCCACATCCACAGTTGCCTGTCGCCCTGTGCGTCGCTGGAAATGTCGCCGGTTTCGATTGTGCAAAAGGCGAAGAATGCGGGGTTGAACGCCATTGCGCTTTCGGATCATAACTGCGCCTTCAACCTGCCCGGGTTTGCGGAAATCTGCGAACGGCACGGCATGGCGTGCCTCTATGGCCTGGAGGTCACCACGGTCGAGGAGGCGCATGTGCTTTGCCTGTTCGATCAGCTCGATAGCGCCATGCAACTCGGGGCGCTCGTCTACGACAGCCTGCCCGATGTCATGAACCAGCCCGAACGGTTCGGCGACCAACCGATCATCGACGAAAACGAGGAAATCCTTGGTTTTGCCGAAAAATTCCTGATCAGCGCATCGGGCTACGATGTCAGCGCCCTGCTTAAACAGGTGCATGCGCTGGGTGGGCTTTTCATCCCGGCCCACATTGACCGGCAGGTCTACGGAATTATTTCTCAGCTCGGTTTCCTGCCGGATGAACCCTTCGATGCCGTCGAGCTGACCGCCTACGGCGATCCCGCCCTGGCGCTGGACTATCCCATCGTCCGCAACTCGGACTCGCATGAACTCGGTACCATCGGCAAAGCCTTTACGGAGTTTGAGATCGATGCCCTGACCGTGGAGAACATCCGTACCTTTTTGGCGCGAGGCTGA
- a CDS encoding 3-deoxy-D-manno-octulosonic acid transferase — MIYLGGREGGSRSVFGFVERQFTYDAAMLWILYNLLFPVVFLFMLPKFLMRMIRRGGYWEHFEQRVGHFGRRTKARLREERRIWVHAVSVGEIYVALKFIKAYREAHPETSFALSTTTSTAHAIGRKEIDGRDVLFYFPVDLPVIIKKVLRIVDPLRIVLVEGEFWPNLIRLADNRGVPVSLINGRMSERSYNGYRKLRSLTADVLRRIDPICVQGDVDAGRLIGIGAPKQNVHRMGTVKFDVAEGDAAGEQVARAVMEKIHVPEGAVVLLGGSTWPGEEAVLCELYKRLKAGHPDLFLVIVPRHVERADEVVLCFEEQGLGYVRRSRIDEFEGVVQPDVLFVDTTGELRNFYSVADIIFVGKSLKEHGGQNPIEPAMYGKAVVVGPNMENFPAVMPTFLKCNAVVQVPDAETLEAEIGRLIKDSASREALGQRAAKVVADNQGVIERTVKLLGGE; from the coding sequence ATGATATACCTTGGTGGCCGGGAAGGGGGATCCCGCTCGGTTTTTGGTTTCGTTGAACGCCAATTTACGTATGATGCCGCGATGCTTTGGATTCTCTACAACCTATTGTTTCCGGTGGTGTTTCTTTTCATGCTGCCGAAATTCCTGATGCGGATGATCCGCCGGGGGGGCTATTGGGAGCATTTCGAGCAACGGGTGGGGCATTTTGGGCGCAGAACCAAGGCCCGGTTGCGCGAGGAGCGCCGCATTTGGGTGCACGCCGTGAGCGTGGGTGAAATCTATGTGGCGTTGAAGTTCATCAAGGCCTACCGCGAAGCGCATCCGGAAACCAGTTTTGCGCTGAGTACGACCACCTCGACGGCGCATGCCATTGGTCGCAAGGAGATCGATGGGCGCGATGTGCTGTTCTATTTCCCGGTCGATCTCCCCGTCATCATCAAGAAGGTGCTTCGGATCGTTGATCCGCTCCGGATTGTTTTGGTGGAAGGGGAGTTTTGGCCCAACCTGATCCGTTTGGCCGACAACCGCGGAGTTCCGGTTTCCCTAATCAACGGCCGTATGTCGGAGCGGTCGTACAACGGCTACCGCAAACTCAGGTCGCTAACGGCCGATGTGCTGCGGCGCATTGATCCGATCTGCGTCCAAGGTGATGTCGATGCCGGGCGATTGATTGGCATTGGGGCCCCGAAGCAAAACGTACACCGTATGGGCACGGTCAAGTTCGATGTCGCGGAAGGCGATGCCGCCGGCGAACAGGTGGCGCGCGCGGTCATGGAAAAGATCCATGTTCCAGAGGGTGCCGTTGTCCTGCTGGGCGGTTCAACCTGGCCCGGCGAAGAGGCGGTTCTGTGTGAATTGTACAAACGGCTAAAGGCCGGGCATCCCGACCTGTTCCTGGTGATCGTTCCGCGGCATGTCGAACGGGCGGACGAAGTGGTTCTGTGTTTCGAGGAGCAGGGGCTCGGGTATGTGCGCCGCAGCCGGATCGACGAGTTTGAGGGGGTTGTTCAGCCCGACGTGTTGTTTGTGGATACCACCGGCGAACTGCGCAATTTCTATTCCGTGGCCGATATCATTTTCGTGGGCAAGAGCCTGAAGGAGCATGGGGGGCAGAATCCCATCGAACCTGCCATGTATGGCAAGGCGGTTGTGGTGGGCCCCAACATGGAAAACTTTCCGGCGGTAATGCCCACGTTCCTCAAGTGCAACGCGGTAGTCCAGGTGCCCGATGCCGAAACCTTGGAGGCTGAAATCGGAAGGTTGATCAAGGATTCCGCCTCCCGCGAAGCGCTCGGCCAGCGCGCGGCCAAGGTGGTGGCCGATAACCAGGGAGTCATTGAACGGACGGTCAAGCTTTTGGGTGGGGAATAG
- a CDS encoding ThuA domain-containing protein, translating to MKTVMLCIVSFALVSLSADAKLKALIVDGQNNHVVWPKSTIMMKQYLEETGLFEVDIDRTRFIWKSEREKAFLPLAGDFPNEATKNPQADPEFKPTFKGYDVVVSNFGWKAADWPEETRKALEDYMQAGGGFVSVHAADNAWPLWKEFNKMIGVGGWGGRNEKDGPFVYYNDQGEIIRDLSPGNGGTHGKRHEFPVTVREPEHPITKGMPKVWLTSEDECYAKLRGPAENMTILATGEDCLVEERKGQHQPMLMVIDYGKGRVFHTTLGHDTPALEGVGFIVSFKRGCEWAASGKVTQPVPSDFPTAENVSARKFELKK from the coding sequence ATGAAGACCGTAATGCTGTGCATCGTTAGTTTCGCCCTTGTTTCATTGTCGGCCGACGCCAAGCTCAAGGCGTTGATTGTGGATGGCCAGAACAACCATGTCGTCTGGCCGAAATCGACCATCATGATGAAGCAATATCTTGAGGAAACCGGTCTGTTCGAGGTCGATATCGACCGCACCCGCTTCATCTGGAAGTCGGAACGCGAGAAGGCATTTCTTCCGTTGGCTGGGGATTTCCCGAACGAGGCCACGAAAAATCCCCAGGCCGATCCCGAATTCAAGCCAACGTTCAAGGGCTATGATGTTGTGGTCTCCAACTTTGGATGGAAGGCGGCCGATTGGCCGGAGGAAACCCGCAAGGCGCTGGAGGATTACATGCAGGCGGGCGGCGGATTTGTTTCCGTGCATGCCGCCGACAACGCCTGGCCGCTTTGGAAGGAGTTCAACAAGATGATCGGTGTCGGGGGATGGGGCGGTCGCAACGAGAAGGACGGCCCGTTTGTCTACTACAACGACCAAGGTGAAATCATCCGCGACCTCTCCCCGGGCAACGGCGGCACGCATGGCAAAAGGCATGAGTTCCCGGTAACGGTCCGCGAGCCGGAACACCCGATTACGAAGGGGATGCCGAAGGTTTGGCTGACCTCCGAGGACGAGTGCTACGCCAAGCTGCGCGGCCCGGCCGAAAACATGACGATCCTGGCCACGGGTGAGGATTGTCTGGTGGAGGAGCGCAAAGGGCAGCACCAGCCGATGCTGATGGTGATCGACTATGGGAAGGGCCGTGTTTTCCACACCACGCTGGGGCACGATACGCCGGCGCTCGAAGGGGTGGGCTTCATTGTTTCGTTCAAGCGCGGTTGCGAATGGGCGGCCTCCGGCAAGGTGACCCAGCCGGTGCCCTCCGATTTCCCGACGGCGGAAAACGTCTCCGCGCGGAAGTTCGAGCTCAAGAAATAG
- a CDS encoding iron-sulfur binding hydrogenase, with product MKISEIESLEPFTCLQDEFSDVEVQAGYTSDLLSDVMGNAEEGSVLITIQAHKNTVAVSSLAGVVAIIICNNRPVADDMLEAARNEGIAIFQTAENQFNTSALIAQHIGGCPAR from the coding sequence ATGAAGATTAGCGAAATCGAATCCCTGGAACCGTTTACCTGCCTGCAGGACGAGTTTTCCGATGTTGAAGTTCAAGCCGGCTACACGTCCGACCTGCTCAGCGATGTGATGGGCAATGCCGAAGAAGGATCCGTCTTGATTACGATCCAAGCGCACAAGAACACCGTTGCGGTTTCTTCGTTGGCCGGCGTGGTGGCCATCATCATCTGCAACAACCGTCCCGTGGCCGACGACATGCTCGAGGCCGCGCGCAACGAAGGCATTGCCATTTTCCAGACGGCTGAAAACCAGTTCAACACCTCCGCACTCATTGCCCAGCACATCGGCGGCTGCCCCGCTCGCTAG
- the ahcY gene encoding adenosylhomocysteinase, translating to MAAKKKTAKKATKKKVQDYVIADISLAGFGRKEMELAEYEMPGLMALREKYGQEKPLKGARITGSLHMTIQTAMLIETLQELGAKVRWASCNIFSTQDHAAAAIAKTGTPVFAVKGETLEEYWEYTDRILDWGNGKGPNVILDDGGDATMFVQLGVKAEKDPTILDKKPGSEEEAVFLAQLKKALKKDPTRFSRIAKDILGVSEETTTGVHRLYQLEAAGELLFPAFNVNDSVTKSKFDNLYGCRHSLVDSIMRATDVMLSGKVAVVAGYGDVGKGCAQSLVGQGARVIVTEIDPICALQAAMEGYEVMNMDDAALIGDIFVTTTGNCDVITERHMKKMKDMAIVCNIGHFDSEIQVEKMKKYKWTNIKPQVDKITMPKGNSIILLAEGRLVNLGCATGHPSFVMSNSFTNQVLAQMELYCNPGKYPVGVYTLPKFLDEEVARLHLEKIGVKLDVLTAKQAKYLGIPKNGPFKPEHYRY from the coding sequence ATGGCAGCAAAAAAGAAGACGGCCAAGAAGGCTACGAAGAAAAAAGTGCAGGATTATGTGATCGCGGATATCTCGCTGGCCGGTTTCGGTCGCAAGGAGATGGAGCTGGCTGAATACGAGATGCCGGGCCTGATGGCGTTGCGCGAAAAGTATGGCCAGGAAAAGCCGCTGAAGGGCGCGCGCATCACGGGATCGCTCCACATGACGATCCAGACGGCGATGCTGATCGAAACCCTGCAGGAACTCGGCGCCAAGGTGCGTTGGGCGAGCTGCAATATTTTTTCCACGCAGGATCACGCGGCGGCGGCCATTGCCAAGACGGGCACGCCGGTTTTCGCGGTGAAGGGCGAAACGCTGGAAGAGTATTGGGAATACACCGACCGTATCCTCGACTGGGGCAACGGAAAGGGCCCGAACGTGATTCTCGACGATGGCGGTGACGCCACGATGTTTGTCCAGCTGGGTGTGAAGGCTGAAAAGGATCCGACCATTCTCGACAAGAAGCCGGGCAGCGAAGAGGAAGCCGTGTTCCTGGCCCAGCTCAAGAAGGCCCTGAAAAAGGACCCGACCCGTTTCTCGCGCATCGCCAAGGATATCCTCGGCGTGTCCGAAGAAACCACCACGGGCGTTCATCGCCTCTACCAGCTTGAAGCCGCAGGCGAATTGCTCTTCCCCGCCTTCAACGTCAACGATTCCGTCACCAAGTCCAAGTTCGACAACCTATACGGCTGCCGCCACTCGCTCGTCGACTCCATCATGCGTGCGACCGACGTCATGCTTTCCGGCAAGGTTGCCGTGGTGGCCGGTTATGGCGACGTGGGCAAGGGCTGTGCGCAGTCCCTCGTTGGCCAGGGCGCCCGCGTGATCGTTACCGAAATCGATCCGATCTGCGCCCTGCAGGCCGCGATGGAAGGCTATGAAGTCATGAACATGGACGACGCCGCGTTGATCGGCGACATCTTCGTGACCACCACCGGCAACTGCGATGTCATCACCGAGCGCCACATGAAGAAGATGAAGGACATGGCGATCGTCTGCAACATTGGCCACTTCGATTCCGAGATCCAGGTGGAGAAGATGAAGAAATACAAGTGGACGAACATCAAGCCGCAGGTCGATAAGATCACGATGCCGAAGGGCAACAGCATTATCCTGCTGGCCGAAGGCCGCCTGGTGAACCTGGGTTGCGCGACCGGCCACCCGAGCTTCGTGATGTCGAACAGCTTCACCAACCAGGTGCTGGCGCAGATGGAACTCTACTGCAACCCCGGCAAATATCCGGTCGGCGTCTACACGTTGCCGAAGTTTCTCGACGAGGAGGTTGCCCGCCTACATCTCGAAAAGATCGGTGTGAAGCTGGATGTGCTCACCGCCAAGCAGGCGAAGTATCTCGGCATTCCGAAGAACGGTCCGTTCAAGCCGGAGCACTACCGCTACTAA
- a CDS encoding CBS domain-containing protein has translation MDGEQKEPLQSSLRVQELIYGLRISEVMTSKVFAVSRNCTMRDVQTIMKNNSITGVPVVDNKRVVGIITMNDLMNALEQGAMEEGVTKWMVGEVQTLAEEMPLSFAISAFGKFSFRQFPVVNKKNELTGILTFRNINHALIRELSRQLREMEQQHEHPDEPDALRLNKVYQLHRYDFENGGKASSEIKKFLKERGIPPKVVRRVAVASYELEINLVAHSIGGMLGFDINTDRVKISSHDRGPGIEDTEKAMTEGYSTANEWIRSQGFGAGMGLPNVKRVSDEFAIESAVGMGTMVQAIINLKPENVNED, from the coding sequence ATGGACGGCGAGCAAAAAGAACCGCTCCAGTCGTCGTTGCGGGTTCAGGAACTCATCTACGGCCTGCGCATCAGCGAGGTGATGACCAGCAAGGTTTTCGCGGTGTCGCGCAACTGCACGATGCGCGATGTGCAGACCATCATGAAAAACAACTCCATCACCGGGGTTCCCGTGGTGGACAACAAACGCGTGGTCGGCATTATTACGATGAACGACCTGATGAATGCGCTGGAACAGGGCGCCATGGAGGAGGGGGTAACCAAATGGATGGTGGGCGAGGTGCAGACCCTCGCCGAGGAAATGCCGCTCTCCTTCGCGATTTCCGCTTTCGGTAAATTTTCCTTCCGCCAATTCCCCGTGGTGAACAAGAAAAACGAACTGACCGGCATCCTCACTTTCCGCAACATCAACCACGCCCTGATTCGGGAGTTGTCGCGCCAGTTGCGCGAAATGGAGCAGCAGCATGAACATCCGGACGAGCCGGATGCACTACGGTTGAACAAGGTGTACCAGTTGCATCGCTACGACTTCGAAAACGGGGGCAAGGCCTCCAGCGAGATTAAGAAATTCCTGAAGGAGCGCGGAATTCCGCCCAAGGTTGTGCGGCGCGTGGCGGTGGCCAGCTATGAGCTGGAAATCAACCTGGTGGCCCATTCGATCGGCGGCATGCTTGGTTTCGACATCAACACGGATCGCGTCAAGATTTCCTCGCACGACCGCGGCCCGGGGATTGAGGACACCGAGAAGGCGATGACGGAAGGCTATTCCACCGCCAACGAATGGATCCGTTCGCAAGGGTTCGGGGCCGGCATGGGATTGCCCAATGTCAAGCGGGTGTCCGACGAGTTTGCCATCGAGTCCGCCGTGGGCATGGGAACCATGGTGCAGGCCATCATCAATTTGAAACCGGAGAATGTGAATGAAGATTAG
- a CDS encoding ArsR/SmtB family transcription factor: protein MSDILDIFKALADEGRLRILRSVDQAELSVAELVQALEMPQSTVSRHLKPMREAGLVAARRDGTSVYYNRGELFRDAAFARILNDRLQEISVANRDAAAVERVLDLRRKKSREFFDEIAGRYGSLTEPGGGWQALAAGLAAGFSGQTVADLGCGEGALALLLARFAKKVVAFDQSEKMLKLVSEKAGAGNLSERLELRVGILEELEFNEPEFDAIFLSQALHHTSNPEQVISAASRGLKRGGQLVILDLVRHEHEWTREEWADQWLGFDPIEIREWLGHAGLEPSVIDSLPGSTPDLSVLIVVGKKQ, encoded by the coding sequence ATGAGTGACATTCTCGACATTTTCAAGGCGTTGGCGGACGAGGGCCGTTTACGGATTCTGCGATCGGTTGATCAGGCGGAACTTTCGGTGGCGGAGCTTGTCCAGGCGCTGGAAATGCCGCAATCGACCGTGAGCCGGCATCTGAAGCCGATGCGCGAAGCGGGGCTGGTTGCCGCGCGCCGGGATGGGACTTCGGTCTATTACAACCGGGGCGAGCTGTTTCGCGATGCGGCTTTTGCGAGGATCCTGAACGACCGTTTGCAGGAAATTTCGGTGGCCAATCGCGATGCGGCCGCCGTTGAGCGGGTGTTGGATCTGCGCCGCAAGAAGAGCCGCGAGTTTTTCGATGAAATTGCCGGCCGCTATGGCTCGCTCACGGAACCGGGCGGGGGCTGGCAGGCGCTGGCCGCCGGGCTGGCCGCCGGGTTTTCCGGGCAGACGGTGGCCGACCTCGGTTGCGGCGAGGGGGCGCTGGCCTTGTTGCTGGCCCGCTTTGCCAAAAAGGTGGTGGCGTTCGACCAATCGGAAAAAATGCTCAAGCTGGTTTCGGAAAAGGCGGGCGCGGGCAATCTTTCGGAGCGGTTGGAACTACGGGTCGGCATTCTGGAGGAGCTGGAGTTCAACGAGCCGGAGTTCGATGCGATCTTCCTGAGCCAGGCCTTGCACCACACCTCCAATCCGGAGCAGGTGATTAGTGCCGCATCGCGGGGGCTGAAGCGGGGAGGGCAACTGGTGATCCTCGACCTTGTTCGGCATGAGCACGAGTGGACGCGCGAGGAGTGGGCGGATCAATGGCTTGGCTTTGATCCGATTGAAATCCGGGAGTGGCTGGGACATGCCGGGCTCGAACCCAGCGTGATCGATTCGCTGCCGGGGTCGACCCCCGATCTTTCAGTGCTGATCGTGGTCGGGAAAAAACAATAG
- a CDS encoding LL-diaminopimelate aminotransferase, producing the protein MNHEQLFADRIGGTQFGKSTEIYKFEKIKRAKAKARALHPDLEILDFGVGEPDQMAPAPIRDALKIECDKPENRGYADNGGPEFKQAAAQYMKEFFGVELDPATEINHSIGTKPALAMLPLAFVNPGDVVFQTVPGYPVMATHSKYLGAEVVDIPLLEENAFLPDLSRIDPALANRCKLFYINYPNNPTGAVATPEFYDELVAFAKKHNILIIQDAPYSTLVYDGERTSLLQRPGAKECTLELHSMSKAYNMTGWRLAFFCGAEWAVNALATIKDNCDSGQFKAIQKAACAGIADISLANGIRDHYEKRLRKMAEVLKDVGFDAKMPGGTFFMYLKAPKGAGEIEFANAEEASLFLIENYGISTVPWDNTGPFVRFGAVFESAGEDDDERVLNELAARLKKADLKF; encoded by the coding sequence ATGAACCATGAGCAACTTTTTGCCGACCGCATCGGCGGAACCCAGTTCGGTAAATCGACCGAAATCTACAAGTTCGAAAAAATCAAGCGCGCCAAGGCCAAGGCCCGTGCGCTGCACCCCGATCTCGAAATCCTCGATTTCGGTGTGGGCGAACCCGACCAGATGGCGCCGGCCCCGATTCGCGATGCCCTGAAAATCGAGTGCGACAAGCCCGAAAACCGTGGCTACGCCGACAACGGCGGCCCCGAGTTCAAGCAGGCCGCCGCCCAATACATGAAGGAATTCTTCGGCGTCGAACTCGATCCGGCCACCGAAATCAACCATAGCATCGGCACCAAGCCCGCGCTAGCCATGCTGCCGCTGGCCTTCGTTAATCCCGGCGATGTCGTCTTCCAGACCGTGCCGGGCTATCCCGTGATGGCCACGCACTCCAAATATCTCGGCGCGGAAGTCGTCGATATCCCGTTGCTGGAAGAGAACGCCTTCCTTCCCGATCTTTCCCGGATCGACCCGGCCCTGGCCAACCGCTGCAAGTTGTTCTACATCAACTATCCGAACAACCCGACCGGAGCCGTCGCCACGCCGGAGTTCTACGATGAACTCGTGGCCTTTGCGAAGAAGCACAATATCCTGATCATCCAGGATGCGCCTTATTCCACGCTGGTCTACGACGGCGAGCGCACCTCGCTGCTGCAGCGCCCGGGCGCCAAGGAATGCACGCTGGAGCTCCACTCCATGTCCAAGGCCTACAACATGACCGGCTGGCGCCTCGCCTTTTTCTGCGGCGCCGAGTGGGCGGTCAATGCCTTGGCCACCATCAAGGACAACTGCGACAGCGGCCAGTTCAAGGCGATCCAGAAGGCCGCCTGCGCAGGCATTGCCGATATCAGCCTGGCCAATGGAATTCGCGACCACTATGAAAAGCGGCTGCGCAAGATGGCCGAAGTCCTGAAGGACGTCGGTTTCGATGCCAAGATGCCCGGCGGCACCTTCTTCATGTATCTCAAGGCGCCGAAAGGCGCGGGCGAAATTGAATTCGCCAATGCCGAGGAAGCATCGCTGTTCCTGATCGAGAACTACGGCATCTCCACCGTGCCGTGGGACAACACCGGCCCGTTCGTCCGCTTCGGCGCGGTGTTCGAATCCGCCGGGGAAGACGACGACGAGCGCGTGCTCAACGAACTCGCGGCCCGCCTCAAAAAGGCCGACCTCAAATTCTAG
- a CDS encoding sulfatase family protein has product MTKGIIAGVVVLAGIAAAERPNIVWIFSDDHSYQTIGAYGGRLKDLNLSPNIDKIAKEGMRFDRAYVGNSICAPSRATLLTGKHSHMNGKYDNRDAFNHDQQQFQKILQKNGYQTVMVGKIHLNGKMQGFDYWEVLPGQGKYHDPDFITEQGKTTYPGRYVTDVITERALNWLENEREKDKPFMLMVHHKAPHRNWDPADRHMSMFEGIEIPEPANLFDDYANRGTAASQQDMSIAKTMKLDTDLKAEGKRFAGNPRYVERQKWFAENQPEGKALVKWKYQTYMKDYLRCTWAVDESVGKVLQALEEQGLADNTIVMYSSDQGFYMGEHGWFDKRFMYEESFRTPLVAKWPGKIKPGSVNTDLVQNIDFAETFLELAGAPIPSGMQGKSLVPLFKGETPEDWRDSLYYHYYEYPAVHSVRRHEGIFDGRWKLIRYYGVDVPGGEEWELFDLQNDPAEMKNVFGHPENKAQIQRQKKELEALKKQYQVPDEPPPQNAGGKKQQK; this is encoded by the coding sequence ATGACCAAGGGAATTATTGCGGGTGTTGTTGTGTTGGCGGGCATCGCTGCGGCGGAGCGTCCGAATATTGTGTGGATCTTTTCGGACGATCATTCGTACCAGACGATCGGGGCGTATGGCGGGCGGTTGAAGGATCTGAACCTGTCGCCGAACATCGACAAGATTGCAAAGGAAGGCATGCGGTTTGATCGCGCCTATGTCGGCAATTCGATCTGTGCGCCGAGCCGGGCGACGCTGCTGACGGGCAAGCATTCCCACATGAACGGCAAGTATGACAACCGCGACGCGTTCAACCACGACCAGCAGCAGTTCCAGAAGATTCTGCAGAAGAACGGGTATCAAACGGTGATGGTCGGCAAGATCCACCTGAACGGCAAAATGCAGGGCTTCGATTATTGGGAGGTGTTGCCGGGGCAGGGTAAATACCACGATCCCGACTTCATTACCGAACAGGGCAAGACCACCTATCCCGGCCGCTATGTGACGGACGTCATCACCGAGCGTGCGCTGAACTGGTTGGAGAACGAGCGGGAGAAGGACAAACCGTTCATGCTGATGGTTCACCACAAGGCGCCGCACCGCAACTGGGATCCGGCCGACCGCCACATGTCGATGTTCGAGGGCATCGAGATTCCCGAGCCGGCCAATCTGTTCGACGACTATGCCAACCGCGGCACCGCCGCCAGCCAGCAAGACATGAGCATCGCCAAGACCATGAAGCTGGATACCGATCTGAAGGCCGAGGGAAAGCGTTTCGCCGGGAATCCGCGCTATGTGGAGAGACAAAAGTGGTTTGCCGAAAACCAGCCGGAAGGCAAGGCGCTCGTGAAGTGGAAATACCAGACCTACATGAAGGACTACCTGCGCTGCACCTGGGCGGTTGATGAGAGCGTTGGGAAAGTGCTCCAGGCCTTGGAGGAGCAGGGGCTGGCCGACAACACGATCGTGATGTATTCCTCCGACCAGGGCTTCTACATGGGCGAGCATGGCTGGTTCGACAAACGCTTCATGTATGAGGAATCGTTCCGCACCCCGCTTGTGGCCAAGTGGCCGGGCAAGATCAAGCCGGGTTCGGTCAATACCGACCTGGTGCAAAACATCGACTTTGCCGAAACCTTCCTCGAGCTGGCCGGCGCGCCGATCCCCTCCGGCATGCAGGGCAAGAGCCTCGTGCCGCTGTTCAAGGGCGAGACGCCGGAGGATTGGCGCGATTCGCTCTACTATCACTACTACGAATATCCGGCCGTCCACAGCGTCCGCCGCCACGAAGGCATCTTCGATGGCCGTTGGAAGTTGATCCGATATTACGGCGTGGATGTTCCCGGCGGCGAGGAGTGGGAGCTGTTCGACCTCCAGAACGACCCGGCGGAGATGAAGAACGTCTTTGGGCACCCGGAAAACAAGGCGCAGATCCAACGCCAGAAAAAGGAGCTCGAAGCCCTGAAAAAGCAATACCAGGTGCCCGACGAACCTCCTCCCCAGAATGCCGGAGGAAAGAAGCAGCAGAAATAG